The proteins below come from a single Lactobacillus johnsonii genomic window:
- a CDS encoding KUP/HAK/KT family potassium transporter, with protein MNNGVRKKVTLAGLLVSIGIVYGDIGTSPLYVMKAIVNENGGIASVNREYIVGSISLILWTITLLTTVKYVLIALKATNHGEGGIFSLYALVRKKAKWLVLPALIGGAALLADGTLTPAVTVTTAIEGLKNMRFGNDIPVPNQNSVLIITIIILLFLFSIQRMGTSIIGKTFGPIMLIWFTFLGLTGAMNLSHDLSLLEALNPVLAVKILFSPANKVGVLILGAVFLATTGAEALYSDVGHVGKGNIMASWPYVFICLALNYLGQGVWILENPNYHAGNTDFNPFFEALPSQWKFFAIILATLAAIIASQALITGSFTLVSEASGLKFLPRMKIIYPSTEQGQIFIPSINKMLCAATIGIVFLFKTSEHMEAAYGLAITVTMLMTTILLFEYLSLKKVNILLRLVFLFLFGAIESMFLISSLAKFLHGGYVTVIIAAFIGAIMYIWYFGNKVRDRREAKNAYVRLDEYTSMLSNLSHDDSVPLYATNLVYMAKVKYNKFIKRDILYSILDKRPKRAHAYWFVTVNVTNEPFTAEYAINTYGTKNVINVQLYLGFKQQQKVNVYLRQIVHELIKDGTIESQPQEYTTTPGRDVGDFKFVIVNDVISPQTQLNTYEKWLVESRVWLQNLSSNPAVWFGLEYADTVVERVPLILGSQNIKSIQRTKLK; from the coding sequence ATGAATAATGGTGTACGAAAAAAGGTCACTCTAGCTGGCCTTTTAGTTTCAATTGGAATCGTCTATGGCGATATTGGTACAAGTCCTCTCTATGTTATGAAGGCAATTGTGAATGAAAATGGAGGAATTGCTAGTGTTAACAGAGAATATATAGTCGGATCTATCTCTCTTATTCTTTGGACAATAACTCTTTTAACAACAGTTAAGTATGTTCTAATTGCTCTTAAAGCGACTAACCATGGTGAGGGTGGTATTTTTTCACTTTATGCTTTGGTTAGAAAAAAGGCCAAATGGTTAGTTCTTCCTGCTTTAATTGGTGGAGCTGCCTTGCTTGCAGACGGCACACTGACACCTGCAGTTACTGTCACGACAGCAATTGAAGGTCTTAAAAACATGAGATTTGGCAATGATATTCCCGTTCCTAATCAAAACAGTGTTCTTATTATTACCATCATCATTCTTTTATTTTTATTTTCCATCCAAAGAATGGGAACTAGTATAATTGGAAAAACTTTTGGGCCAATTATGCTTATCTGGTTTACTTTTTTAGGTTTAACTGGTGCTATGAACCTAAGTCATGACTTGTCGCTCCTTGAGGCTCTCAACCCTGTGTTAGCAGTCAAAATTTTGTTTAGCCCAGCAAATAAGGTTGGTGTTTTAATCCTAGGAGCTGTCTTTTTAGCAACTACAGGGGCAGAAGCGCTTTATTCAGACGTAGGCCACGTAGGAAAAGGCAATATCATGGCTTCTTGGCCTTACGTCTTTATTTGTCTAGCCTTGAACTATCTTGGTCAAGGAGTATGGATTTTAGAAAATCCTAACTACCATGCTGGTAATACTGACTTTAATCCCTTCTTTGAAGCTCTTCCAAGTCAGTGGAAATTTTTCGCCATCATTTTAGCCACCTTAGCAGCCATTATCGCTTCTCAGGCTTTAATTACTGGATCTTTTACATTAGTTTCAGAAGCAAGTGGCTTAAAATTTTTACCAAGAATGAAAATTATATATCCCTCAACTGAACAAGGCCAGATCTTCATCCCTTCTATTAATAAAATGCTTTGCGCTGCTACAATCGGAATTGTCTTTTTATTTAAGACATCAGAACACATGGAGGCAGCTTACGGGTTAGCAATTACTGTTACCATGCTAATGACGACAATATTACTTTTTGAGTACCTATCTCTAAAAAAAGTTAACATCTTGTTACGCTTAGTTTTTCTGTTTTTGTTCGGTGCAATTGAAAGTATGTTTTTAATTTCCAGTTTAGCTAAGTTTTTACATGGCGGTTATGTAACAGTAATTATTGCTGCCTTTATCGGTGCAATTATGTATATTTGGTATTTTGGTAACAAAGTTCGTGATAGACGCGAAGCTAAAAATGCTTACGTGCGTTTAGACGAATACACTTCCATGCTAAGTAATTTAAGTCATGATGATAGTGTGCCTTTATACGCGACAAATTTAGTTTATATGGCTAAGGTTAAGTACAATAAGTTTATCAAGCGCGATATACTCTACTCAATTTTAGACAAACGTCCAAAACGGGCCCATGCATATTGGTTTGTCACTGTTAATGTAACTAACGAACCCTTTACCGCCGAATATGCAATTAATACTTACGGCACAAAAAACGTGATTAACGTTCAACTATATTTAGGTTTTAAACAACAGCAAAAAGTTAATGTTTATCTACGACAAATAGTTCACGAGCTAATTAAAGATGGTACAATCGAATCTCAGCCACAAGAATACACCACGACTCCCGGTCGTGACGTTGGAGATTTTAAATTTGTAATTGTAAATGATGTGATTAGTCCACAAACTCAATTAAATACTTATGAAAAGTGGTTAGTTGAAAGTCGTGTCTGGCTTCAAAATTTATCTTCTAATCCTGCTGTTTGGTTTGGATTAGAATATGCTGATACAGTAGTTGAACGAGTTCCATTAATCCTAGGCTCACAAAATATTAAATCAATTCAAAGAACTAAATTGAAATAA
- a CDS encoding DUF2922 domain-containing protein: protein MTTTKTLRLTFKNAKNKKVNLSLPDAAENLTENEVKDAMNEMCEANLFVKEEVDQYQAPLSAQYVERTVTSVFDDSEKN, encoded by the coding sequence ATGACTACTACTAAAACATTAAGACTTACATTTAAAAACGCTAAAAATAAGAAAGTAAATCTATCTTTACCGGATGCAGCAGAAAACTTGACTGAAAATGAAGTTAAGGATGCTATGAACGAAATGTGTGAAGCTAACTTATTTGTAAAGGAAGAAGTTGATCAATATCAGGCTCCTTTATCTGCTCAATATGTTGAACGTACAGTTACTTCTGTGTTTGATGATAGTGAAAAGAATTAG
- a CDS encoding KUP/HAK/KT family potassium transporter, with protein MNEKTRKNISAAGLLIAIGIVYGDIGTSPLYVMKSIVAGNGGIANVNRDFIVGSISLVLWTVTLLTTLQTVFIALKATNHGEGGIFALYTLVRKRAKWLVLPALIGGAAILADGTLTPAVTVTTAIEGLKGIEFGHGNVPVSTQGTVIAITVVILLLLFSIQRMGTSIIGKAFGPIMFIWFTFLGVIGLMNMMGDLSILQALNPYYAIKLLFSPYNKAGIFILGSIFLATTGAEALYSDVGHVGKGNIIGSWPYVFVCLSLNYFGQGVWILNNPNYNAGNGDFNPFFEIIPQNIRLAAIVLATIAAVIASQALITGSFTLVAEASGLKFLPRMNIMYPSTKKGQIYIPSVNKMICAATIAIVLCFQTSAHMEAAYGLSITISMLMTTILLYEWLAMKGVHTIWNWLFLIFFGFLDVMFMLASLSKFMHGGYVSLVIAGFIGIIMYVWYYGNKIRDKRESRNAYVRLDEYVDMLTNLSHDEDYPTFATNLVYMAKVKYNKFIKREILYSILDKRPKRARAYWFVTVNVTNEPFTAEYAVNTYGTKNVINVQLFLGFKQQTSVNVYLRQIVHDLIADGTIESQPQEYTTTPGRDVGDFSFVIVNDVISPQTQLRSYEKFLVEARVWLQNLSSNPASWFGLDYADTVIERVPLILGNQRRQHITRIPPKKFEDIKKKLQAEGELKE; from the coding sequence ATGAATGAAAAAACACGGAAAAATATATCAGCCGCAGGCTTACTGATTGCTATTGGTATTGTCTACGGAGATATCGGAACAAGTCCGCTATATGTTATGAAATCAATTGTTGCCGGAAACGGCGGAATTGCGAACGTAAATCGCGACTTTATTGTAGGTTCTATTTCCTTAGTACTTTGGACAGTTACCCTGTTAACAACTTTGCAAACTGTCTTTATTGCCTTAAAAGCTACTAACCATGGTGAAGGTGGTATTTTTGCCCTCTATACTTTGGTCCGGAAACGAGCAAAATGGCTTGTCCTTCCTGCTTTGATTGGTGGTGCAGCAATTTTAGCTGATGGTACTTTAACTCCCGCAGTTACTGTTACAACTGCGATTGAAGGATTAAAAGGAATTGAATTTGGTCATGGTAACGTTCCAGTTTCTACTCAAGGAACTGTTATTGCGATTACAGTAGTAATTCTTTTACTTTTGTTCTCAATTCAAAGAATGGGGACAAGTATTATCGGTAAGGCTTTTGGTCCAATCATGTTTATCTGGTTCACCTTCTTAGGTGTAATTGGATTAATGAATATGATGGGGGATCTTTCAATTTTACAAGCTCTTAATCCATACTACGCAATTAAACTTTTATTCAGTCCTTACAACAAAGCTGGAATCTTTATTTTAGGTTCTATCTTCCTTGCTACTACTGGTGCTGAAGCTTTGTATTCAGACGTTGGTCACGTTGGTAAAGGAAACATTATTGGTTCCTGGCCATATGTCTTTGTTTGTTTGTCACTTAACTACTTTGGTCAAGGTGTTTGGATTTTAAACAATCCTAACTACAATGCGGGAAATGGTGATTTCAACCCATTCTTTGAAATTATTCCACAAAACATTCGTTTAGCTGCGATTGTTTTAGCAACTATTGCAGCTGTTATTGCTTCACAAGCTTTGATTACTGGTTCATTTACTTTAGTAGCTGAAGCCAGTGGTTTGAAATTTTTACCAAGAATGAATATTATGTATCCTTCCACTAAAAAGGGACAGATTTATATTCCTTCAGTTAATAAAATGATTTGTGCAGCGACTATTGCAATTGTTCTTTGCTTCCAAACCTCAGCTCACATGGAAGCAGCTTATGGTTTGTCAATTACCATTTCAATGTTAATGACAACAATTCTGCTCTATGAATGGTTGGCAATGAAGGGCGTTCATACTATTTGGAATTGGCTCTTCTTAATTTTCTTTGGCTTTTTAGACGTAATGTTTATGTTAGCCAGCTTGAGTAAATTCATGCACGGTGGTTACGTTTCACTAGTTATTGCCGGATTCATCGGAATCATTATGTACGTTTGGTACTACGGTAATAAAATTAGAGACAAGCGTGAATCACGTAACGCTTATGTTCGTCTTGATGAATACGTGGATATGTTAACGAACTTAAGTCATGACGAAGATTATCCTACTTTTGCAACTAACTTAGTCTATATGGCAAAAGTTAAGTACAATAAGTTTATTAAGCGAGAAATTCTCTACTCTATCTTAGATAAACGTCCTAAGCGAGCACGCGCATATTGGTTTGTAACAGTTAATGTAACTAACGAGCCATTCACTGCTGAATATGCTGTTAACACTTATGGTACAAAGAATGTTATTAACGTTCAGCTCTTCCTTGGTTTCAAGCAGCAAACTAGTGTGAATGTTTACTTGCGTCAAATTGTTCATGACTTGATTGCAGATGGAACTATTGAATCTCAACCACAAGAGTACACTACTACTCCTGGTAGAGATGTTGGTGACTTCTCATTCGTTATCGTTAACGATGTAATTAGTCCACAAACACAACTTAGAAGTTATGAAAAATTCTTAGTTGAAGCCCGTGTATGGCTTCAAAATCTTTCCTCAAACCCGGCTTCATGGTTTGGCTTAGATTATGCAGATACAGTCATTGAACGTGTTCCATTGATTCTAGGAAATCAAAGAAGACAACATATTACTCGCATCCCTCCTAAGAAATTTGAAGATATCAAAAAGAAGCTTCAAGCCGAAGGAGAACTTAAAGAGTAG
- a CDS encoding PfkB family carbohydrate kinase, with amino-acid sequence MEDIILIYTVTLDPSESVVGKGINISLILKKLGIDSIATGIVNHKNVEQVAEELDKAEIENQFIEQTRGIKITAKNQQKLLDYLKVLKAGDILVIAGSFAKGIDPVYLTDLAKVADQRAAALVVDVPYENVLDILPMNPLLIKPNETELKHWFEKDDKEVTTKELIDMAHSLVVKGAQHVLLSLGANGAAIVNMMDALMAHAPEIEEVDSSGSGDALLGTFLAGMLKGYTPVRNLADAIAAGSDTAQSKWLTDFRTTPALQKQVIARRITFEEAE; translated from the coding sequence ATGGAGGATATAATTTTGATTTATACAGTAACTTTAGATCCTAGTGAAAGTGTAGTAGGTAAAGGAATTAATATTTCACTTATTTTAAAAAAACTAGGTATTGATTCAATTGCGACTGGAATTGTAAATCACAAAAATGTAGAGCAAGTAGCAGAAGAGCTTGATAAAGCTGAGATTGAGAACCAATTTATTGAGCAAACTCGTGGAATTAAAATTACTGCTAAAAACCAACAAAAATTATTGGATTATTTGAAAGTCTTAAAAGCTGGTGACATTTTAGTAATTGCCGGAAGCTTTGCTAAGGGAATAGACCCAGTTTATCTAACTGATTTGGCTAAAGTTGCTGATCAAAGAGCAGCTGCATTAGTAGTAGATGTTCCTTATGAAAACGTACTTGATATCTTACCAATGAACCCATTATTAATTAAGCCAAATGAGACTGAATTGAAGCATTGGTTCGAAAAGGATGACAAGGAAGTAACTACAAAAGAATTAATTGATATGGCTCATAGCTTAGTAGTCAAAGGAGCACAACATGTTCTTTTGTCCTTAGGTGCAAATGGTGCTGCAATTGTTAATATGATGGATGCTTTAATGGCACATGCGCCTGAAATTGAAGAAGTTGATAGTAGTGGTAGTGGGGATGCCTTACTTGGAACTTTCTTAGCTGGGATGCTTAAAGGATACACTCCTGTTAGAAATTTAGCTGATGCAATTGCTGCAGGTAGTGATACGGCTCAAAGTAAATGGCTTACTGATTTCAGAACAACCCCCGCACTTCAAAAGCAAGTTATTGCTAGAAGAATTACCTTTGAAGAAGCAGAATAA
- a CDS encoding glycoside hydrolase family 73 protein, which produces MKKRTFTGIATAALITTAGISVTNNLKPDNPLKTGEGTVQAATYQQEFLDKAIPAATTASSKYGTYTSVMLAQATVESAWGQSGLAQEPNNNLFGIKGSYNGQSVNMNTGEYGNGGYYTTNAGFRKYPSYTESFEDNGALLRNQMGNYYSGTWVENSNNYAQATQNGLQGKYATDPNYAKTLNSVIATNGFDKYDPVTQVVNENRTVAQTTPVMSAPVDPSVGIQVDTARVGQNVNVTKYITYNNGVKRAFIGNGWINALAFSPITNNTTANNATANTNNSNKQTTTTNNQASQPVKTPVAQTQQAQPQAPAAPVKAATVETKKVAEVKTPAQTTTLNVKAETKAAQPVKQLATSLAATSVKKEEVKKEAVKAEPAKTTPVKVEAPKAENKETNSAPVVKAPEVKTTNTVKNAETVKKETTPVVKVAEVKKAEAPVVKPAKTVKKETTPVVKVAEVKKAEAPVVKPVETVKKETTPAVKTTPVEESAKVVEAPVVKPKKVEVKEVKTTPVTISAKTVVKPTASVENVAPVQSYQSAVSTAAANNSYGTQWISTNTAPKAASTVLVKVTKTTQVLSAPNGQKLNQQVEAGSAFVVIASKYANGNLYYEISNGKWIMAKYTTQEAQITAKSGVLTINSKPDYGVAVWRVPGQDQISGKFLKDGSSWRYFRVANVNGQTWYDLGGNQWISAKSVLVR; this is translated from the coding sequence ATGAAAAAACGAACATTCACTGGTATTGCTACCGCGGCACTTATAACCACTGCCGGTATATCAGTTACCAACAACCTTAAACCAGATAATCCTTTAAAAACTGGTGAAGGTACTGTTCAAGCTGCAACCTATCAACAAGAATTTTTAGATAAAGCTATTCCAGCTGCTACGACTGCATCATCTAAGTATGGTACTTATACTTCAGTTATGCTTGCTCAAGCAACAGTTGAATCAGCTTGGGGTCAATCAGGTTTGGCTCAAGAACCTAATAATAACTTATTTGGTATTAAAGGCTCTTACAATGGTCAGTCAGTAAATATGAATACTGGCGAATACGGTAATGGTGGTTACTACACTACTAATGCCGGATTTAGAAAGTACCCATCATATACTGAATCATTTGAAGATAATGGTGCTTTATTACGTAACCAAATGGGTAATTATTACTCTGGTACTTGGGTAGAAAACTCAAATAACTATGCTCAAGCAACTCAAAATGGTTTACAAGGTAAATACGCTACTGATCCAAATTATGCTAAGACGCTTAATAGTGTGATTGCAACTAATGGTTTTGACAAATATGATCCCGTTACACAAGTTGTTAACGAAAATCGTACAGTTGCACAAACAACACCAGTTATGAGTGCACCAGTTGATCCTAGTGTTGGTATACAAGTAGATACTGCAAGAGTTGGTCAAAACGTAAATGTTACTAAGTATATTACTTATAACAACGGTGTAAAACGTGCATTTATTGGTAATGGCTGGATTAATGCACTTGCATTTAGCCCAATTACTAATAACACTACTGCTAACAATGCCACTGCTAATACTAATAATAGTAATAAGCAAACTACAACTACTAACAACCAAGCTAGCCAACCAGTTAAGACTCCAGTAGCTCAAACTCAACAAGCTCAGCCTCAAGCTCCTGCAGCTCCAGTTAAAGCAGCCACTGTTGAAACAAAGAAAGTTGCAGAAGTTAAAACTCCAGCCCAAACTACGACTTTGAATGTTAAAGCTGAAACTAAGGCAGCTCAGCCAGTTAAACAATTAGCTACTTCATTAGCAGCAACTTCAGTTAAGAAAGAAGAAGTTAAAAAAGAGGCTGTTAAGGCTGAACCAGCTAAGACTACGCCTGTAAAAGTTGAAGCTCCTAAAGCTGAAAATAAAGAAACTAACTCTGCACCAGTAGTTAAAGCTCCTGAAGTTAAGACTACTAATACAGTTAAAAATGCTGAAACTGTAAAGAAAGAAACCACTCCAGTTGTTAAGGTAGCTGAAGTTAAGAAAGCTGAAGCCCCAGTAGTAAAACCAGCTAAAACTGTAAAGAAGGAAACCACTCCAGTTGTTAAGGTGGCTGAAGTTAAGAAAGCTGAAGCCCCAGTAGTAAAACCAGTTGAAACTGTAAAGAAAGAAACTACTCCAGCTGTTAAGACTACTCCCGTAGAAGAATCAGCTAAAGTAGTTGAAGCTCCAGTAGTAAAACCTAAGAAGGTTGAAGTTAAAGAAGTTAAGACCACTCCAGTAACTATTAGTGCTAAAACTGTTGTAAAGCCAACTGCTTCAGTTGAAAATGTTGCACCAGTACAAAGTTACCAAAGTGCTGTATCTACTGCAGCTGCAAATAATAGCTATGGTACTCAATGGATTAGTACTAATACTGCTCCAAAGGCTGCTTCTACTGTTTTGGTTAAAGTAACTAAGACTACCCAAGTTTTATCAGCTCCAAATGGTCAAAAATTAAACCAACAAGTTGAAGCTGGTAGTGCATTTGTAGTTATAGCTTCAAAATATGCTAACGGAAATTTATATTATGAAATTAGTAATGGTAAATGGATTATGGCAAAATATACTACTCAAGAAGCACAAATTACTGCAAAATCTGGTGTATTAACTATTAATTCTAAACCAGACTATGGTGTAGCAGTATGGCGTGTTCCAGGCCAAGATCAAATTTCAGGTAAGTTCTTAAAAGATGGTTCAAGTTGGAGATACTTCCGTGTAGCTAATGTTAACGGACAAACTTGGTACGACCTTGGTGGAAATCAATGGATATCTGCCAAGTCAGTACTAGTTCGTTAA
- a CDS encoding GH25 family lysozyme, whose protein sequence is MRSTNKKFISALACASAMTALAIVDPMGVTKTHQVAQAATDTVPAKSTGVDVSSWQGTKLDQQAKSGAQFAVVKVSEGTNYQNPNAQGQIQSAEQNNMMTMGYHYTHFGSNSNQAVQEGNYAVNSAQQAGLPQGSYLATDWEQDVNNNTNGSVAANTNAITSFMDTVHDGGYNPMLYSSEWLLKNKVDTNKISEKYPNALWVAKYKTNGREDNPDYNYFPSMDNVAIWQYTQNWRGQNVDGNVNVVPLSNKTTADNNNTSTNAANTNNSNANNGQSSSQAPANPIINNSNATAKPNNNNSTQPAQPTETKPAEKPSTTTNINSDWTKQNGVFVTGGAINLRTGASTDSKVIIQLPANSEVKYDAYRTIGQYTWLRQPRANNEYGYLVGRDNGQAWGTFKEGSASVSKPAETKPANKPAQPIETKPAEKPSTTTNVNSDWTKQNGVFVTGGAINLRTGAGTNSKVIAMLPTNTEIKYDAYHTEGQYTWLRQPRANGQYGYLVGRNNGQAWGTFKEGSASVSKPAETKPANKPAQPAEKPSTSTNVNSDWTKQNGVFVTGGAINLRIGASTNSKVIAMLPTNTEVKYDAYRTEGQYTWLRQPRANGQYGYLVGRNNGQAWGTFKEGSAKATNAVANKPVQQTTPKQVNTNNNASWTKQNGTFITGGAINLRTGASTTSPIIETLPINTVIKYDAYYRSGNYVWLRQPRANGQYGYLVGRLNNQAWGTYR, encoded by the coding sequence ATGCGTTCAACAAATAAGAAATTTATTAGTGCATTAGCTTGTGCTAGTGCTATGACAGCTTTAGCAATTGTAGATCCTATGGGAGTTACTAAAACTCATCAAGTAGCACAAGCTGCAACTGATACTGTACCTGCAAAGTCTACAGGTGTAGATGTTTCAAGTTGGCAAGGTACCAAGTTGGATCAACAAGCCAAATCTGGTGCACAATTTGCTGTCGTTAAAGTATCTGAAGGTACTAACTACCAAAACCCTAATGCTCAAGGCCAAATCCAGAGTGCTGAACAAAATAATATGATGACTATGGGTTACCACTACACTCATTTTGGCTCTAACAGCAATCAAGCAGTTCAAGAAGGAAACTATGCAGTTAATTCAGCACAACAAGCTGGTTTACCACAAGGTTCATACTTAGCAACTGATTGGGAACAAGACGTTAATAATAATACTAACGGTAGTGTTGCAGCTAATACTAATGCAATCACTAGCTTCATGGATACTGTTCATGATGGTGGATACAACCCAATGCTTTATTCTAGTGAATGGTTACTAAAGAATAAGGTTGATACTAATAAGATTTCTGAAAAGTATCCAAATGCATTATGGGTAGCTAAGTACAAAACTAATGGTCGTGAAGATAATCCTGACTACAATTACTTCCCATCAATGGACAATGTAGCTATTTGGCAATATACGCAAAATTGGCGTGGCCAAAATGTTGACGGAAATGTTAATGTAGTTCCTCTTTCAAATAAGACTACTGCTGATAATAACAACACCTCAACTAACGCTGCTAATACCAATAATTCCAATGCTAATAACGGTCAAAGCAGTAGTCAAGCACCTGCAAATCCAATTATTAACAATAGTAATGCTACTGCTAAGCCAAATAATAATAACAGTACACAACCAGCACAACCAACTGAAACTAAGCCAGCAGAAAAGCCAAGTACAACCACTAACATAAACAGTGACTGGACTAAGCAAAACGGTGTCTTTGTAACTGGCGGAGCAATTAACTTGAGAACTGGTGCAAGCACTGATAGCAAGGTCATTATTCAATTACCAGCAAACTCAGAAGTTAAATACGATGCTTATCGTACAATTGGTCAATACACATGGTTAAGACAACCACGTGCAAACAACGAATACGGCTACTTAGTAGGACGTGATAATGGTCAAGCATGGGGAACATTCAAAGAAGGTTCTGCCTCAGTAAGTAAGCCAGCCGAAACTAAGCCTGCTAATAAACCAGCACAACCAATTGAAACTAAGCCAGCCGAAAAGCCAAGTACAACCACTAACGTAAACAGTGATTGGACTAAGCAAAATGGTGTCTTTGTAACAGGTGGAGCAATTAACTTAAGAACCGGCGCAGGCACTAACAGTAAAGTAATTGCAATGCTTCCAACAAACACAGAAATCAAGTACGATGCCTACCATACCGAGGGTCAATACACATGGTTAAGACAACCACGTGCAAACGGTCAATATGGTTACTTAGTAGGACGTAATAACGGTCAAGCATGGGGAACATTCAAAGAAGGTTCTGCCTCAGTAAGTAAGCCAGCAGAAACTAAGCCTGCTAATAAACCAGCACAACCAGCAGAAAAGCCAAGTACAAGCACTAATGTAAACAGTGATTGGACTAAGCAGAACGGTGTCTTTGTAACAGGTGGAGCAATTAACTTGAGAATTGGCGCAAGCACTAACAGTAAAGTAATTGCAATGCTTCCAACAAACACTGAAGTTAAGTACGATGCTTACCGTACTGAAGGTCAATACACATGGTTGAGACAACCACGTGCAAACGGTCAATATGGTTACTTAGTAGGACGTAATAATGGTCAAGCATGGGGAACATTCAAAGAAGGTTCTGCTAAAGCTACTAATGCAGTAGCTAATAAGCCTGTTCAACAAACTACTCCTAAGCAAGTAAATACTAATAACAATGCTAGTTGGACTAAGCAAAATGGTACTTTCATTACCGGTGGAGCAATTAACTTAAGAACTGGTGCAAGTACTACTAGCCCAATTATTGAAACTTTACCAATTAATACTGTAATTAAATACGATGCATACTACCGTTCTGGTAACTATGTATGGTTAAGACAACCACGTGCAAATGGTCAATACGGTTATTTAGTTGGTCGTTTGAATAACCAAGCATGGGGAACTTACAGATAA